One Falco naumanni isolate bFalNau1 chromosome 15, bFalNau1.pat, whole genome shotgun sequence DNA segment encodes these proteins:
- the CHST8 gene encoding carbohydrate sulfotransferase 8 — MRLTCMFSFILLFGAAGLVVFIHLQDPEEIVHQQTPGIKYNMGFQQSKKDCVSSNNQDRRLRKNTADRVATVKQSDSLHLSESVPTKLQSTDKKQSSITFAMKDQQKGEEINSIGLHKRRRRFIIKKSPILISINSSILNLPTLKSEDRSNKWKSLYQIQRERKRIMRETCSKYKSNNRRIITPYHVSRIFVEDKYRVLYCEVPKAGCSNWKRVLMVLNGLASSTKDIQHNTVHYGNYLKRLDGFDHKGIYHRLNTYTKMLFIREPFEKLVSAFRDKFEHPNNYYHPVFGKAIISRYRVNATKEALRTGSGVKFKEFIQYLLDVHRPVGMDIHWDHVNRLCSPCLIDYDFVGKFESMEEDANFFLHLIGAPQNLTFPKFKDRHSNEERTTTKITQQYFAQLSPSQRQRSYDFYYMDYLMFNYSKPFEDLY, encoded by the exons GGATAAAATATAACATGGGATTCCAGCAATCAAAAAAA GACTGTGTTTCCAGCAATAACCAGGATagaagattaagaaaaaatactgcagacaGAGTAGCAACAGTAAAGCAGAGCGATTCATTACACCTATCTGAAAGTGTGCCCACTAAGCTTCAAAGcacagacaaaaagcaaagcagcataACATTCGCCATGAAAGATCAACAGAAAGgtgaagaaattaattctattGGGCTCCATAAACGGAGGAGGagatttataattaaaaagagCCCAATCCTGATTTCCATAAACAGCTCCATTCTCAACCTGCCCACGCTTAAATCTGAGGATAGAAGCAACAAGTGGAAGAGTCTCTATCAGatccaaagagaaagaaagaggattaTGAGGGAAACATGTTCTAAATACAAGAGTAATAATAGAAGAATAATCACTCCTTATCATGTTTCTAGAATATTTGTAGAAGATAAATACAGAGTTTTATACTGTGAAGTACCAAAAGCTGGCTGCTCTAACTGGAAACGGGTGCTTATGGTTCTTAATGGGCTGGCTTCTTCCACAAAAGATATACAGCACAACACAGTGCACTACGGAAACTATTTAAAAAGACTGGATGGGTTTGATCACAAAGGAATTTACCATAGGCTCAACACTTACACAAAGATGCTTTTTATTCGTGAACCCTTTGAAAAGCTGGTATCTGCATTTCGGGACAAGTTTGAACATCCAAATAACTACTACCACCCGGTTTTTGGAAAAGCCATCATTTCCAGATACCGTGTCAATGCCACCAAAGAAGCATTAAGGACAGGCTCTGGAGTCAAATTTAAAGAGTTCATTCAGTATCTCCTGGATGTACATAGGCCAGTGGGTATGGATATCCACTGGGATCATGTCAATAGGCTTTGCAGCCCATGTTTAATAGACTACGACTTTGTTGGGAAATTTGAAAGTATGGAAGAAGATGCAAACTTTTTCTTGCACTTAATTGGTGCACCACAAAATTTAACTTTCCCCAAGTTTAAAGATAGACACTCCAATGAAGAAAGAACTACCACTAAAATTACACAACAGTATTTTGCACAGCTTTCTCCTTCTCAACGGCAACGAAGCTATGACTTTTACTATATGGATTACTTGATGTTTAACTACTCAAAACCTTTTGAAGATTTATATTGA